One segment of Fuscovulum ytuae DNA contains the following:
- the proS gene encoding proline--tRNA ligase: MRLTRYFLPVLKENPAEAQIVSHRYMLRAGMIKQQAAGIYSWLPLGYRVLKRIEEIVHQEQVRAGHIPLLMPTLQPADLWRESGRYDDYGQEMLRITDRQKREMLYGPTNEEMITDIFRSHVNSYKDLPLTLYHIQWKFRDEMRPRFGVMRGREFLMKDGYNFDIDRDAALHAYNRHMVSYLRTYERMGLTAIPMRAASGPIGGDNTHEFLVLAQTGESEVFYDDRVTGLKLGARDIDYDDRAQVAKVCEEFTTLYARTDETHDEAVFNAVPEAHRKVGRGIEVGQIFYFGTKYSEAMGATVVTPDGSRVPVEMGSHGIGVSRLLGAIIEASHDDKGIIWPEGVTPFPVGIVNLKQGDGAADAACEGLYKALAAKGLEALYDDRDERAGAKFATMDLIGLPWRITVGPRGLANGVVELTSRRTGESEEMSPEAAVDRLVQIYAGR, encoded by the coding sequence ATGCGCTTGACCCGCTACTTCCTGCCCGTCCTGAAGGAAAACCCTGCCGAAGCGCAGATCGTGTCGCACCGCTATATGCTGCGCGCGGGGATGATCAAGCAGCAGGCGGCGGGCATCTATTCCTGGCTGCCGCTGGGCTATCGCGTGCTCAAGCGCATCGAAGAGATCGTGCATCAGGAACAGGTCCGCGCGGGCCATATCCCCCTTCTGATGCCCACGCTGCAACCCGCAGACCTGTGGCGCGAATCCGGTCGCTATGACGACTACGGCCAAGAAATGCTTCGCATCACCGACCGCCAGAAGCGCGAGATGCTGTATGGGCCGACGAATGAAGAGATGATCACAGACATCTTCCGGTCGCATGTGAACAGCTACAAGGACCTGCCGCTGACGCTTTATCACATCCAGTGGAAGTTCCGTGACGAGATGCGCCCCCGTTTCGGGGTGATGCGGGGCCGCGAGTTCCTGATGAAGGACGGCTATAACTTCGACATCGACCGCGATGCGGCGCTGCATGCCTATAACCGCCACATGGTGAGCTACCTGCGCACCTATGAACGTATGGGGCTGACGGCGATTCCGATGCGCGCGGCATCGGGCCCTATCGGTGGCGACAATACGCATGAATTTCTTGTGCTGGCGCAGACCGGGGAATCCGAAGTCTTCTATGACGACCGGGTGACGGGGCTGAAACTCGGCGCGCGGGATATCGACTATGACGACCGCGCGCAGGTGGCCAAGGTCTGCGAGGAATTCACCACGCTTTACGCCCGCACCGACGAAACCCATGACGAGGCGGTGTTCAACGCCGTGCCCGAGGCGCATCGCAAGGTGGGCCGGGGCATCGAAGTGGGCCAGATCTTCTATTTCGGCACCAAATATTCCGAGGCGATGGGGGCCACGGTGGTGACCCCCGACGGGTCGCGCGTGCCGGTGGAGATGGGATCGCATGGCATTGGCGTAAGCCGCCTTCTGGGCGCGATCATCGAGGCAAGCCATGATGACAAGGGCATCATCTGGCCCGAAGGCGTGACCCCCTTCCCGGTGGGGATCGTCAATCTGAAACAGGGCGACGGCGCTGCGGATGCCGCTTGCGAGGGGCTTTACAAGGCCTTGGCGGCCAAAGGGCTTGAGGCGCTTTATGACGACCGCGACGAACGGGCGGGGGCGAAATTCGCGACGATGGACCTGATCGGCCTGCCGTGGCGGATCACGGTCGGCCCGCGCGGGCTGGCCAATGGGGTGGTCGAACTGACCTCGCGCCGCACGGGCGAAAGCGAAGAGATGTCGCCTGAGGCCGCGGTGGACCGCCTCGTCCAGATCTACGCCGGACGCTAA